A window of the Scleropages formosus chromosome 5, fSclFor1.1, whole genome shotgun sequence genome harbors these coding sequences:
- the hsd17b12a gene encoding very-long-chain 3-oxoacyl-CoA reductase-A isoform X1, which yields MRPFDVEAPVFWVGAVTLALLFVWLLWIVLAGLRVWVLGNGRLVSTRLGKWAVVTGATDGIGKAYAEELARRGFAVMLISRSQEKLDDVSRSLESQYKVETRTIAVDFASADIYPTIEKGLAGLEIGILVNNVGISYPYPEYFLNIPNLNNFVNTVINVNITSVCQMTRLVLPKMVERSKGVILNISSASGMYPVPLLTIYSATKAFVDYFSRGVHAEYKSKGIIVQSVLPFFVATKMTKIRKPTLDKPTPERYVSAQLNTVGLQSQTNGYFPHAVMGWFTTILVPVNVVIYFAMQMHKAQRAGYLRRRKQC from the exons ATGCGGCCGTTCGACGTCGAAGCACCGGTGTTCTGGGTCGGTGCTGTGACCCTGGCTCTGCTGTTCGTGTGGCTCCTCTGGATAGTGCTGGCAGGGCTCCGGGTCTGGGTGCTGGGCAACGGCCGCCTCGTCTCCACCAGGCTCGGCAAGTGGGCAG TGGTGACAGGAGCCACAGATGGAATCGGGAAAGCCTATGCAGAGGAG CTTGCCCGCCGGGGCTTCGCCGTCATGCTCATCAGCCGGTCCCAGGAGAAGCTGGATGACGTCTCCAGATCCCTAG AGAGCCAGTACAAAGTGGAGACACGAACCATCGCTGTGGATTTTGCCTCTGCAGACATTTATCCCACCATCGAGAAGGGATTGGCTGGCCTAGAAATCGGCATCCTGG TGAACAACGTTGGAATTTCATACCCCTATCCAGAGTACTTCCTCAACATCCCCAATCTAAACAAT tTCGTCAACACAGTGATCAATGTCAACATCACATCTGTTTGTCAG ATGACACGGTTGGTGCTCCCGAAGATGGTCGAGAG atccaaaggtgtAATCCTGAACATCTCATCTGCTAGCGGAATGTATCCTGTCCCTCTGCTCACCATATACTCGGCCACTAAG GCATTTGTTGACTACTTCTCACGAGGAGTTCATGCAGAGTACAAGAGCAAAGGCATCATCGTTCAG AGCGTGTTGCCTTTCTTTGTGGCCACTAAGATGACAAAGATCAGGAAGCCCACGCTGGACAAGCCCACCCCAGAGCGCTATGTTTCTGCACAGCTCAATACCGTGGGCCTGCAAAGCCAAACCAACGGCTACTTTCCCCACGCGGTGATG GGCTGGTTCACCACAATCCTAGTCCCAGTGAACGTGGTCATCTACTTCGCAATGCAGATGCACAAAGCACAGCGGGCTGGATACCTGAGGAGGCGTAAGCAGTGCTAG
- the hsd17b12a gene encoding very-long-chain 3-oxoacyl-CoA reductase-A isoform X3, producing MSTAAFFSFFERDTGIGHSAMMPNGTELLQSSKSQYKVETRTIAVDFASADIYPTIEKGLAGLEIGILVNNVGISYPYPEYFLNIPNLNNFVNTVINVNITSVCQMTRLVLPKMVERSKGVILNISSASGMYPVPLLTIYSATKAFVDYFSRGVHAEYKSKGIIVQSVLPFFVATKMTKIRKPTLDKPTPERYVSAQLNTVGLQSQTNGYFPHAVMGWFTTILVPVNVVIYFAMQMHKAQRAGYLRRRKQC from the exons ATGAGCACCGCtgcattcttttctttttttgaaagagACACAGGGATTGGTCACAGTGCCATGATGCCAAATGGTACCGAACTCCTTCAGAGCTCAA AGAGCCAGTACAAAGTGGAGACACGAACCATCGCTGTGGATTTTGCCTCTGCAGACATTTATCCCACCATCGAGAAGGGATTGGCTGGCCTAGAAATCGGCATCCTGG TGAACAACGTTGGAATTTCATACCCCTATCCAGAGTACTTCCTCAACATCCCCAATCTAAACAAT tTCGTCAACACAGTGATCAATGTCAACATCACATCTGTTTGTCAG ATGACACGGTTGGTGCTCCCGAAGATGGTCGAGAG atccaaaggtgtAATCCTGAACATCTCATCTGCTAGCGGAATGTATCCTGTCCCTCTGCTCACCATATACTCGGCCACTAAG GCATTTGTTGACTACTTCTCACGAGGAGTTCATGCAGAGTACAAGAGCAAAGGCATCATCGTTCAG AGCGTGTTGCCTTTCTTTGTGGCCACTAAGATGACAAAGATCAGGAAGCCCACGCTGGACAAGCCCACCCCAGAGCGCTATGTTTCTGCACAGCTCAATACCGTGGGCCTGCAAAGCCAAACCAACGGCTACTTTCCCCACGCGGTGATG GGCTGGTTCACCACAATCCTAGTCCCAGTGAACGTGGTCATCTACTTCGCAATGCAGATGCACAAAGCACAGCGGGCTGGATACCTGAGGAGGCGTAAGCAGTGCTAG
- the hsd17b12a gene encoding very-long-chain 3-oxoacyl-CoA reductase-A isoform X2 has protein sequence MLQPGHKVASEAERGVRISKRRRFCGDRHYEHVMSVVTGATDGIGKAYAEELARRGFAVMLISRSQEKLDDVSRSLESQYKVETRTIAVDFASADIYPTIEKGLAGLEIGILVNNVGISYPYPEYFLNIPNLNNFVNTVINVNITSVCQMTRLVLPKMVERSKGVILNISSASGMYPVPLLTIYSATKAFVDYFSRGVHAEYKSKGIIVQSVLPFFVATKMTKIRKPTLDKPTPERYVSAQLNTVGLQSQTNGYFPHAVMGWFTTILVPVNVVIYFAMQMHKAQRAGYLRRRKQC, from the exons ATGTTACAACCTGGACACAAAGTGGCATCTGAGGCAGAGCGAGGGGTGCGAATATCAAAGAGAAGGAGATTTTGCGGCGACCGTCATTATGAGCACGTCATGAGTG TGGTGACAGGAGCCACAGATGGAATCGGGAAAGCCTATGCAGAGGAG CTTGCCCGCCGGGGCTTCGCCGTCATGCTCATCAGCCGGTCCCAGGAGAAGCTGGATGACGTCTCCAGATCCCTAG AGAGCCAGTACAAAGTGGAGACACGAACCATCGCTGTGGATTTTGCCTCTGCAGACATTTATCCCACCATCGAGAAGGGATTGGCTGGCCTAGAAATCGGCATCCTGG TGAACAACGTTGGAATTTCATACCCCTATCCAGAGTACTTCCTCAACATCCCCAATCTAAACAAT tTCGTCAACACAGTGATCAATGTCAACATCACATCTGTTTGTCAG ATGACACGGTTGGTGCTCCCGAAGATGGTCGAGAG atccaaaggtgtAATCCTGAACATCTCATCTGCTAGCGGAATGTATCCTGTCCCTCTGCTCACCATATACTCGGCCACTAAG GCATTTGTTGACTACTTCTCACGAGGAGTTCATGCAGAGTACAAGAGCAAAGGCATCATCGTTCAG AGCGTGTTGCCTTTCTTTGTGGCCACTAAGATGACAAAGATCAGGAAGCCCACGCTGGACAAGCCCACCCCAGAGCGCTATGTTTCTGCACAGCTCAATACCGTGGGCCTGCAAAGCCAAACCAACGGCTACTTTCCCCACGCGGTGATG GGCTGGTTCACCACAATCCTAGTCCCAGTGAACGTGGTCATCTACTTCGCAATGCAGATGCACAAAGCACAGCGGGCTGGATACCTGAGGAGGCGTAAGCAGTGCTAG